In Streptomyces sp. NBC_00683, the DNA window GTGTTCACCGTGCTGCTGGCCCGCAGGCTCAGGAGCGCAGCGTGAGCGGGCAGCAGCGGCACCGGGAACCGATCGACGTCCACCTGATTCTGCGCCGCGACGGGGAAGCCGGCGCGGAGGTCCTATTGTCCCGCCGCGCCGGAGACGTCTACGCCTCCGGCCATTGGCACCTGGTCTCCGGACATCTCGACGGACCGCATAAGGACGTCGTCGGCGCCCTGATCCGCGAGGCGTCGGAAGAGGCCGGCGTGTGCATCGACGCGGCGGAGGTTCGCTTCGCGGTCGCCGTGCACCACCGCGGCCCCGGTGGCCGGTCCAGGACCGGGATGTTCTTCGAGGTGCTCACCTGGCAGGGCACGCCCGGCGTCCGTGAGCCGGAGGTGTGCGACGCGATGGGCTGGTTTCCGCTGGAAGCCCTGCCGAATCCGATGGTCGCGTACTGCCGGGCCGGGCTGGACACCTACCGGTCCGGCCAGATGATGGCCGTGCACTTCCAGGAGCCCACCGACCCGATCGCCTACGACGCTGCCCTCGACCGGCGTCGCCCCGTGCCGGCGGTCGGCACGTCCGGACCGGACACACGGCTGCGGGAGTTCACCGAGCAGGCCGTCGGGCACATCGCCGCCTGGACAGACGTCTCCTGGTCGCGGGAGAGCAGCCGGGTGTGGCGGGCGCACGGCGCCGAGGGAGGTGCGTGGTTCGTCAAGGTCCACCAGAACGATCGCTTCCACCAGAGGGAGGTCCGGGCGTACCGGACCTGGGCCTCGTCGCTGGGCCGTGCCGTACCCCGTCTGGTGGCAGCCGATGAAGGGCTGCGGGCCGTCGTGCTCACTGCGGTGCCCGGACGCCCCCTGGTGTTTCGTCGGATCGGCGCGCTCGCCCGTCGCATTCATGAGAGCGCTCCGTCGCGCAACGCTCCTGTAGGCAGTGGGCCGGCTGTTGTGAAGGCCGATCGGCACCTCGCCGCGGCGCGACCTCATCTCGTGTCCGGTGACGAGGCCTTCGTCCGCGAGCTCGTACGGCGGGTGGCGGACCTGCCACCACTGGAGTGGGTGGAGACCCACGGCGACTTCCAACTCCTTCATTAGGCAAGTCACTTGTCGGGATTGAGGCTGTCGCCCTGCCTTGTTCAACGAGGTAGTCGGCTGCGGGGCATGCGGCGGGATGGCGGGGTGGCTATTGGGCGACGTAGCCGCCGTCGACGGGCAGGGCGATGCCGGTGACGTAGCTGGCGCCGTCGCTGCAGAGCCAGAGGACGGCCTGGGCGATCTCGTCGGCGGTGCCGAGCCGGTCGATGGCCTGGCCTGCTTCGGCCTGGTGGCGGTCGAGTTCCCCGCCTTCGACCATGGCGTCGACCATGGGGGTACTGATGGTGCCGGGGCAGACGGCGTTGATCCGGACGCCGCGGGAGCCGTATTCGAGGGCGACGCTCTTGGTGAGGCCGATGACGCCGTGTTTGGACGCGTGGTAGGCGGCGCGGCCGGGGTTGCCGACGAGGCCGCCGAGGGAGGAGCAGTTGACGATCGTGCCGCTGCCCTGGGTGCGCATGTGGCGCAGTTCGTGCTTCACGCTTGCCCAGATGCCCCGGAGGTTGATGCCCTGGACGCGGTCGAACTGCTCGGCGCTCTCGTCGGCGGCGTCGGTGGGCGGGGGCATGATCCCGGCGTTGTTGTAGGCCATGTCGAGCCGCCCGAACGTCTCCACGGTGCGGTCGACGGCGGCGGCGACCTGGTCCTCGTCGGTGACATCGCAGACCAGGGCGAGGACCTGGTGCCCGTCGTCGGTGAGCTGCTTGACGGCGGCGTTGACGGCGTCCTCGTTGATGTCGGCGAGGGCGACGGCGGCCCCGGCTTCGGCGAAGGCGCGGGCGGTGGCCAGGCCCATGCCGGAGGAGGCGCCGGTGACGAAGGCGACCTGGCCGGTGAAGTCGTACGTGGGGTTCATGACGGTGGCTCCCAACGAAGGTGTACGGGCGTGAAGTTCAGCGCGCGGACGTCGCGGTGGCGTCCGCGGTTCGCGGGTGTTCGGTGTCGGTGGTGTGGTGGGCGACGATCCGGGAGGGGCCGGTGGTGCCGCGCAGTGCAAGGGCGATCAGGGGCAGCAGGGTGAGCGCGGCGAAGACCGCGCCGACCAGGGCCGGGCCGGTCAGGCCGAGCGAGGAGTCCAGCGCGTGGCCCGCTGCGAGGGAGCCGACGGCGATGCCGGTGTTGTAGCCGGAGGTGGTCAGTGCAGAGGCGAGGGTGGGGGCGTCGCCTGCGAAGCGGACGGCGAGGGAGGTGACGACCGGGTTGACGGTGAACCCGGCCAGCGCCATACCGAACACCAGGACCACAGCGGC includes these proteins:
- a CDS encoding NUDIX domain-containing protein, whose amino-acid sequence is MSGQQRHREPIDVHLILRRDGEAGAEVLLSRRAGDVYASGHWHLVSGHLDGPHKDVVGALIREASEEAGVCIDAAEVRFAVAVHHRGPGGRSRTGMFFEVLTWQGTPGVREPEVCDAMGWFPLEALPNPMVAYCRAGLDTYRSGQMMAVHFQEPTDPIAYDAALDRRRPVPAVGTSGPDTRLREFTEQAVGHIAAWTDVSWSRESSRVWRAHGAEGGAWFVKVHQNDRFHQREVRAYRTWASSLGRAVPRLVAADEGLRAVVLTAVPGRPLVFRRIGALARRIHESAPSRNAPVGSGPAVVKADRHLAAARPHLVSGDEAFVRELVRRVADLPPLEWVETHGDFQLLH
- a CDS encoding SDR family NAD(P)-dependent oxidoreductase, whose amino-acid sequence is MNPTYDFTGQVAFVTGASSGMGLATARAFAEAGAAVALADINEDAVNAAVKQLTDDGHQVLALVCDVTDEDQVAAAVDRTVETFGRLDMAYNNAGIMPPPTDAADESAEQFDRVQGINLRGIWASVKHELRHMRTQGSGTIVNCSSLGGLVGNPGRAAYHASKHGVIGLTKSVALEYGSRGVRINAVCPGTISTPMVDAMVEGGELDRHQAEAGQAIDRLGTADEIAQAVLWLCSDGASYVTGIALPVDGGYVAQ